TTAATAGACCTTCTTTTTCTAAATAATCTTTAGCCACTTGATAAGGGTCTTGTTTCTTTACTGTCACTTTATAATTCATTTCTTGCATGTCTTCATCTGAAATCTTACCAGCTAACTTATTAAGTGGTTTCTTCACTTCTGGATGATCTTTGATGAATTTTTCTTTAAACATTGGTGCACCTTGATAAGGCGGAAATACATGCTTGTCATCCTTTAATACTACCATGTCATATTGCTTTAATTCTGCATCTGTAGAATATGCATCAATTAAATTAATATCTCCTTTTTCAACTGCAGTATAGCGAAGTTTAGGTTCCATGGTTTTGGCATTTGAAATATTTAGACCATAAGCCTTTTTAACAGCTTTAAATCCATCTGGTCGATCATTAAATTCCAATGTAAAACCTGGTTTCAATTTATCTTCTACTTTAGACAAGTCACCAATGGTTTTAATGTGGTTTTTCTTAGCAAAATCACGTTTAACTGCTAATGCATAAGTATTATTATATTTCATTGGCTTTAACATTGTCATTTTATATTTTTTCTCTAAACTTTGTTTTGCTTGTTGATATACTCTAGGTTCTTGTTTAGATTTTAAATCTTCTTTTGTTAATTCTCCTAAAACTGTACCTGTAAATTCTAAATAACCATCGATATCGTCAGATTTGAGTGCATTAAATAAGAAAGCAGTCTTACCCATTCCATCTTTGACTTCAACAGTATCATCGGTATCTTGCTCAATTAAAATTTTATACATATTTGTAATGACCGATGGTTCTGAACCTAATTTACCTGCTAGTGTAATTTTATCACCTTTTTGGGCAAATAATGGGACGATAATAGCAATCATAATAACTACTATCATTGTTCCTAATACAATTAATAACTTTTTGTACGATAATTTCTCCATAAATCTTAGTATAATATCAAATAATATGGCTAATAACGCTGCTGGAATCGCACCAATTAAAATTAATGATGCATCATTACGATCAATACCTAATAATATTAAATCTCCAAGGCCTCCTGCACCAATTAATGCTGCTAAAGTTGCAGTACCAATTATGAGCACCATAGCAGTTCTAATACCTGCCATAATCACAGGCATAGCTATAGGTAATTCTACTTTTGTTAAACGACGTATTGGTTTCATACCAATACCCTTTGCCGCTTCTATTAGTGATGGATCAACCTCTTTCACACCCGTATATGTATTACGTAATATTGGCAATAATGCATATACAACTAATGCAATGATGGCTGGCAAACGTCCTATACCAAATAATGGAATCATTAACCCAAGTAATGCTAATGAAGGAATGGTTTGCAATATTGCAGCAATATTCATGACAATTTCAGATGTTTTCTTCGTTTTAGTTAATAAAATACCGAGTGGTACTGCAATGATTGTTGCTATTAATAAAGCAATAAATGATATTTGTATATGTTCTATGATTGTTGAGAGTAACTGTCCCTTACGTTCTACTAGCATTTGCCAAAATTCATGCATGGGTGTTATCCCCCTTTACGCCTGACAAATATTTAAATATATCTTCTCTTTTAATTAATGTTTTATGCTGTGAAGGTTCATCAATCATGACGATAGCATCGTGCTTGATGAATGTTTGATAAATATCATCTAAATATTGTTCATTACTGATTTCTGGATAATTTTCCTTAGCTGCATCCTCATCCAATTGACGTTCAATATTCAAATCTTTCAACATCACTTTAGATTCAGATTGTTGCAAATGACTACCCATAAACTGTTTCACAAAATCACTTTGTGGCTGTTGCTGAAAACCTAAAGGTGTATCAATTTGTTCGACATGTCCTTCATTCAATAAGCAAATTCGATCTCCCAACTTCATCGCTTCTTGAATATCATGTGTCACAAATACAATGGTCTTTTGAATCTTTGTTTGTAACTCAATCAAATCATCTTGCAGCTTTTCTCTACTTATTGGGTCTAATGCACTAAATGGTTCATCCATAATAATGACAGGTGGGTCTGCAGCTAACGCACGTACTACACCAACTCGTTGTCGTTGTCCTCCAGATAATTCTTCTGGCAACCTATTTTTATATATCTCAGGATCCAGTCCAACCATCTCTAATAATTCATTCACTCTTAAATCAATATCTTTATCTTTCCATTTCTTCATTTGTGGCACTTGTGCTATATTTTCTTTAATCGTCATATGAGGAAATAGCGCGATTTGTTGTAGTACATACCCAATATCCCATCTCATTTCATAAACAGGATAGTCACTGATTGGCTTATCCTTAAAATAAATATATCCCTCACTTAATGGTATTAATCGATTTATCATTTTTAACGTTGTCGTTTTCCCACAACCTGAAGGTCCTATTAATACGAAAAACTCTCCTTCTTTGATATTAAAACTAACATCATCCACTGCAACGTGATTGCCATAGCGTTTCGTCACATTTTTAAATTCAATCACAATTTCACCTTCATTCACTCTAATCAAATAGACATTTTCATCTACTATACCCTGTTTTATATTCTAATCACAAATTAAATTAATTAAATCTTTGGATTTTTTATTTTCATACATAATCTTCTTTCAAAAGATGAAATGGATACCATTTTCAAAGTAAAAAACCCGATGTAACGCACATTCATCATGTGACATACATCGAGTTCATATTTCTTAATTATTTGCATGCGGCTATCATTTAAATACTTGTCTTATATGACTGTATTCTTTCAAGGAATTGTGGGCAATAATGTTTTAATTTATAACTCCCCACACCATCAATATTGATCATATCCTGTTTAGATTCTGGTTTTCGTTTAGCAAATTCTTCTAATGTGTAATCAGAGAAAATACTTACTGGTGCGATACCTAACTTATCACTTAATTGTTTTCTCACTTTAACCAATTCGCTAAATAAAGCCCTATCTACACCTTCTACGGTATTAATAAATACTTTTTCTTTTGATTTTTGTTTAAATGGCGTAGTAAATACTTTTGTATCATCATTTAACAATTTTTTCACTGACTTATCACATATAAGTATTTCATCATTTTCATTTAAAAAGCCTTTGAACCTTAGTTCATCAATTAAATGACTTAATTCAGATGTGGTATATGATTTCATAATACCGTGAGTAGTTAATTGATCGTAATCATTATATTTAATGTAATCTGTTGTTTCACCGCGTAACACTTGAATAATCACGCTATAACTTTCTTGTTGTCTCATTCTTGCGACACAGCTAATAATCATCTTAGCTTCTCTCGTCATATCATAAGTTTTATTCTCTTGAATACAATTACTACATTGTTTACATTCTTCTAATTTTTCATTTGGTTCAAAATAATGCACAATCGTTGCTTCAAGACACTTCTTTGTTTTGGTATATTGGAGCATTTTAGTTAGCTTTTCGCCCATTTTTTCTTTATAATCATCGTCTGCTTGAGATACTGATATAAAATATTCGTGAAGTCCTCTATCACGTTCACTGAATAATAAGATACACTCACTTTTCAGACCATCACGACCTGCACGCCCAGCTTCTTGATAATATGATTCTAAATCACCCGGCATATTATAGTGTATAACAAATCTGACATTGGATTTATCTATTCCCATACCGAAGGCATTCGTCGCAATAACGACATTCACACGGTCGTATAGAAAATCGTTTTGAGCAGCTTCTCTTTCTTTATTAGTTAAGCCTGCATGATAAATCTTACATTTAACCTTATGACTTTCGAGTACCTCTTGTAGCTCTTCAACTTGTTTACGTGTCGAGCAATATATGATACCCGCTTCTTCATTATGTTCTGTGACATAGTCTACGACAAATTTTTGACGTTGATATGTTGGATTAACTTTAAATATTAAATTTCGACGTTTCGTACTGGTCTTCACTTCATCGTTGGCGTCAATATTTAACTTGGCCATAATATCTTGTTGTACTTCTGCTGTTGCTGTTGCTGTTAATGCCACAATTGCAAAATCTTGTGGAAGTGTGAAAACCTTTTGAATCACATTTTGATAACTTGGTCTGAAATCATGTCCCCATTTTGAAATACAATGTGCTTCATCAAATGCAACTAATCGTATATTTACTTTTCTTAATTGGCTTAAAAAATATTGATTTTCAAAACGTTCAGGTGCTACATATAAGAACTGAATATGACCACTAATTAAATCTTGCTCAATCTCTTTTTGTTGTTTCTGAGTTAAACTGCTATTTATATATGCAGCATTAATCCCCATTGCTTTCAATTGGTCTACTTGGTCTTTCATTAAAGATATTAGTGGACTAATAACTATTGTCGTTCCACCTAACATTAATCCAGGTACTTGATAACATATCGATTTACCGCCACCTGTAGGTAACACACCTAATACATTTCGATGGTCTATAATTTTTGAAATAATTTCTTCCTGACCTGGACGAAACGTATCGTAGCCAAAATAATGCGATAAAGTTTCTTGCATGATTAAATTCCCCTTATTGTTCTTTTAATTCTTCGAGTTCACTCCATCTTGTGATGTCAGTATCATATGTTGCTTCAAGTTCTTCCTTTTCTTCATTCAGTGCTTTGATTTTTGCATAATCTGCACTAGCTTCTACCATTTCTTCGTCAATTTCAACTAACCTTGTTTCTGTTTGATCAATACGTTCAAGAAGTGCTTCATATTCACGCTTTTCTTTATATGATAGTCCCGATTTTTTTCGAGTTTGTGGCTTATGTTTGGTTTGATTGGCTTCTTGCTTATTCAGAGCCAATTGTTTATCCTGAGCTTTTTTATAGGCTTCATAATCTTCAAATGATCCGATGATTTTTTCCATTTTTCCATCATGAATATACCAATACTCTTGTGCCACTTTATTAAGAAAATATCTATCATGGCTAACAGTAATTACTGAACCGCCAAATTCATCGATATAATCTTCTAAAATAGTTAGTGTTTCGGTATCTAAATCATTTGTGGGTTCGTCTAATAATAATACATTCGGTTTATGTACTAATAAACGTAAGAGATATAGTCGTTTTTGTTCACCGCCAGATAATTTGTATACTTTCTTACCATGAGTTGAACTTGGAAATAGAAAACGCTCAAGCAGTTGTGTTACAGATACGGAAGTGCCATCTTTTTCCATAGCAACTTCGCTTTCTTCGCGAAGATAATCAATCACTCTAATATCTCTATCTAATGTTTCTTCAGTTTGTTTGAAATAAGCCACTTTAACGGTCTGTCCTACTTTTAATTGACCTTCAAATGATTGATCCTCAGATGCCAATATATTTAATAATGTTGTTTTACCTGCTCCATTCGGACCTACTATACCAATTTTTTGACCACTTTGTATGATCTCAGTAATATCTTCAAATAGTACTTTGTCATTGATTGTTTTTGATAAATGATCTAATTCATAAACTTGTTTACCAAGTCTTGAGTGAGCTAAATTCAACTGAGCTTTATCTTGCTTCGTTTGTTGTTTAACTTCAGATTCTAAATCGCTAAAGCGATTAATACGTGCCTGTTGTTTAGTCGTTCTAGCTTTTGCGCCAGCTCTCATCCAAGCTAACTCTTGCTTATATAGTGCTTTTTGCTTTTGTTGCTGTTTCTGTTCAATTTGTTCATTTTCAGCACGCATAGCTATGTAATCTTCATAATTACCAGGATATGTTTTCAACTTACCTCTATCTAATTCAATAATTCTCGAAGACACTTCGTTTAAAAAGTAACGGTCGTGTGTTACAAATAAAACAGTGTATGGATATTGTTTTACGTAATTAATTAACCAGTTTATCGATTCAAAATCTAAATGGTTTGTCGGCTCGTCTAACAATAATAAATCTGGTTGTTCTATTAATGTCTTCGCTAAAACAACACGCTTTTGTTGACCACCTGATAATGCCTTCACTAGTTTATTTGTATCATTAATGCCTAATTTAGAAAGTATGGTCTTGATTTCAGCATTATAATCCCATGCCTCTTTACGATCCATCATTTCTTGGGCTTCCATCATAATTTGAAATTGCTTGTCGCTTTGATTGATGGCGTATTGACTCACAGCTTGTTCATAATCTTTAATCACCTTTAATGTAGGTGTATCAGAACTTAGTACTGCCTCAAACACTGTCATATTTCCATCAAGATCATGCTTTTGCGATGAATATCGTATTCGATAATTATTTGGATGTGTGATATCAGCTGTGAAGTCTTCATCTATATTACCTATGACCTTCAGCAATGTACTCTTACCTGTACCATTAATCCCTACAAGACCAATCTTTTCATGTTCAGAGATAGATAAATTTAAGTCATCGAATATCACTTTATCTGCATAGGATTTATTTAAATGTTCAATTTTATATGCTTCCATGCTTATCTTCCTTTTACTATCGAATTTTCTATATAATTTTGTTAAGCTTAAATCAGTTCTATATATTATACACCTTTTTAAGCTTAAATGATACAAGGAGACCTAGTTATGGCAGAATTCTTCGAAAATTTGCCTCCTCATTTCCAAGCTTTAATTGCAGGAATCATTACATGGTTATTAACAGCACTTGGTGCAGCTTCTGTCTTTATTTTTAAATCTGTTAATGATAAAGTGTTGAACTCGATGCAAGGATTTGCTGCAGGAATTATGATTGCCGCAAGTTTCTGGTCTCTGTTACAACCCTCAATAGAATTTAGTAAAGACTCAGCAATGCCTTGGTTACCAGCTGCAATTGGTTTCTTATTTGGCGGATTATTTATTCGCGGACTAGATTTTGTTATACCGCATATACACCGTAATGCGAAAGATGAAAATCAACAACAAGAAGGTATTGATACATCTCTAAGTAAAAATGCATTACTTGTTCTTGCGATTACATTGCATAATATACCAGAAGGTTTATCAATTGGTGTTGCCTTTGGTGGCGTAGTATCAGGCAATGGCACTGCCACATTCTTAGGGGCAATTGGTTTAGCGATTGGTATAGGTATTCAAAATATTCCTGAGGGTGCAGCTTTATCTATGCCAATTAAAGCAGCAGGTGCTTCTAGTTGGAAAGCTTTCAACTATGGACAAGCTTCAGCCATTGTAGAACCTATATTTGCTATGATTGGTGCTGGTGCAGTACTCGTTATTACGCCAATGTTACCTTACGCACTTGCTTTTGCTGCAGGTGCAATGATATTTGTAGTAGTAGAAGAACTGATTCCAGATTCTCAATCAGGTAATAATACAGATTTAGCTACGCTAAGCTTAATGCTTGGTTTTGCCATTATGATGGTATTAGACGTTGCATTAGGTTAATCATACATTTTGAAATATGCAATTTCCATATTATTCCTAAAATTAAAGTTTGAAAACGAAGGCAGATAGAACGATTACGAGGCGTGGGAGTTCAATAGAAACCCCCATCCTTTTTTTATGCATTACTTTATATTTCAATAATAAAAAACCGAATTGAGCAAGCGCTCAATTCGGTTTTATTGAATTATTTTTTTTCGTTACCTTTTGGTCCTGGTTTATATTCATACTTCGATGGATCTACTTTTTTGAAATCAGGATTTTTATAGAATCTGAATAAGTCACCATTTAATAAACTATCATTCATTTCTAAATCTTTTTCAACTTGTTTTTGATTCTTCTCGAAGTCTTTTGGTTTTTTAGTTAGTAATTCATTATCTTTATTAGAATATAACTTACCATTAACATATTTGTAGTCTTTAGTGATAAAGTCACCATTTCTAAATGGTACGACATCGTTATGTTGTTTAGAGAATAAATCAGTACCAAACATAATATAGTTTTTAGTATCAATACCAACTAAATGTAATATTGTTGGCATAACATCCATTTGTCCAGCGTATTCTTTATTTATTCCACCTGATTTACCTGGAACTTTAATCCAGAAACCAGTACGATTTAAATCAGTAAATTTCGCTGGTGTAATCTTTTCACCTAATAATTTTTCCATCGCATTGTTATGGTTTTCAGAGATACCATAGTGGTCACCATAAATCATGATAACAGAATCATCATATAAACCTTTTTTCTTAAGATCTGTAACATATTCTTCAAGAGCTTGGTCTAAATAATGTGCTGTTTGAATATATCCGTCAACTGTAGAGTCACCTGTATTTGGTTTATCAATTGATGCATCTTTCTCATCTAATGTGAACGGATAATGGTTAGTTAATGTAATTAAATGTGAATAAAATGGTTTCTTCATTTTAGCTTGATAATTAGCTGAATCTTTAAAGAATATTTTATCTTTTAATCCTAAGTTCTCCACGTTCTCATCTGACATATCATAATACGTTGCATCATAGAAACTATCTATACCAAAATGTTTATAAATTTGGTCTCTGTTCCAGAACGTTTTATAGTCACCATGCATAACGTTTGAAGTATAACCTTGCTTTTGATCTAA
The DNA window shown above is from Staphylococcus sp. M0911 and carries:
- a CDS encoding ABC transporter permease/substrate-binding protein, with the translated sequence MHEFWQMLVERKGQLLSTIIEHIQISFIALLIATIIAVPLGILLTKTKKTSEIVMNIAAILQTIPSLALLGLMIPLFGIGRLPAIIALVVYALLPILRNTYTGVKEVDPSLIEAAKGIGMKPIRRLTKVELPIAMPVIMAGIRTAMVLIIGTATLAALIGAGGLGDLILLGIDRNDASLILIGAIPAALLAILFDIILRFMEKLSYKKLLIVLGTMIVVIMIAIIVPLFAQKGDKITLAGKLGSEPSVITNMYKILIEQDTDDTVEVKDGMGKTAFLFNALKSDDIDGYLEFTGTVLGELTKEDLKSKQEPRVYQQAKQSLEKKYKMTMLKPMKYNNTYALAVKRDFAKKNHIKTIGDLSKVEDKLKPGFTLEFNDRPDGFKAVKKAYGLNISNAKTMEPKLRYTAVEKGDINLIDAYSTDAELKQYDMVVLKDDKHVFPPYQGAPMFKEKFIKDHPEVKKPLNKLAGKISDEDMQEMNYKVTVKKQDPYQVAKDYLEKEGLLK
- a CDS encoding ABC transporter ATP-binding protein, which translates into the protein MIEFKNVTKRYGNHVAVDDVSFNIKEGEFFVLIGPSGCGKTTTLKMINRLIPLSEGYIYFKDKPISDYPVYEMRWDIGYVLQQIALFPHMTIKENIAQVPQMKKWKDKDIDLRVNELLEMVGLDPEIYKNRLPEELSGGQRQRVGVVRALAADPPVIIMDEPFSALDPISREKLQDDLIELQTKIQKTIVFVTHDIQEAMKLGDRICLLNEGHVEQIDTPLGFQQQPQSDFVKQFMGSHLQQSESKVMLKDLNIERQLDEDAAKENYPEISNEQYLDDIYQTFIKHDAIVMIDEPSQHKTLIKREDIFKYLSGVKGDNTHA
- the recQ gene encoding DNA helicase RecQ produces the protein MMQETLSHYFGYDTFRPGQEEIISKIIDHRNVLGVLPTGGGKSICYQVPGLMLGGTTIVISPLISLMKDQVDQLKAMGINAAYINSSLTQKQQKEIEQDLISGHIQFLYVAPERFENQYFLSQLRKVNIRLVAFDEAHCISKWGHDFRPSYQNVIQKVFTLPQDFAIVALTATATAEVQQDIMAKLNIDANDEVKTSTKRRNLIFKVNPTYQRQKFVVDYVTEHNEEAGIIYCSTRKQVEELQEVLESHKVKCKIYHAGLTNKEREAAQNDFLYDRVNVVIATNAFGMGIDKSNVRFVIHYNMPGDLESYYQEAGRAGRDGLKSECILLFSERDRGLHEYFISVSQADDDYKEKMGEKLTKMLQYTKTKKCLEATIVHYFEPNEKLEECKQCSNCIQENKTYDMTREAKMIISCVARMRQQESYSVIIQVLRGETTDYIKYNDYDQLTTHGIMKSYTTSELSHLIDELRFKGFLNENDEILICDKSVKKLLNDDTKVFTTPFKQKSKEKVFINTVEGVDRALFSELVKVRKQLSDKLGIAPVSIFSDYTLEEFAKRKPESKQDMINIDGVGSYKLKHYCPQFLERIQSYKTSI
- a CDS encoding ABC-F family ATP-binding cassette domain-containing protein gives rise to the protein MSMEAYKIEHLNKSYADKVIFDDLNLSISEHEKIGLVGINGTGKSTLLKVIGNIDEDFTADITHPNNYRIRYSSQKHDLDGNMTVFEAVLSSDTPTLKVIKDYEQAVSQYAINQSDKQFQIMMEAQEMMDRKEAWDYNAEIKTILSKLGINDTNKLVKALSGGQQKRVVLAKTLIEQPDLLLLDEPTNHLDFESINWLINYVKQYPYTVLFVTHDRYFLNEVSSRIIELDRGKLKTYPGNYEDYIAMRAENEQIEQKQQQKQKALYKQELAWMRAGAKARTTKQQARINRFSDLESEVKQQTKQDKAQLNLAHSRLGKQVYELDHLSKTINDKVLFEDITEIIQSGQKIGIVGPNGAGKTTLLNILASEDQSFEGQLKVGQTVKVAYFKQTEETLDRDIRVIDYLREESEVAMEKDGTSVSVTQLLERFLFPSSTHGKKVYKLSGGEQKRLYLLRLLVHKPNVLLLDEPTNDLDTETLTILEDYIDEFGGSVITVSHDRYFLNKVAQEYWYIHDGKMEKIIGSFEDYEAYKKAQDKQLALNKQEANQTKHKPQTRKKSGLSYKEKREYEALLERIDQTETRLVEIDEEMVEASADYAKIKALNEEKEELEATYDTDITRWSELEELKEQ
- a CDS encoding ZIP family metal transporter, translating into MAEFFENLPPHFQALIAGIITWLLTALGAASVFIFKSVNDKVLNSMQGFAAGIMIAASFWSLLQPSIEFSKDSAMPWLPAAIGFLFGGLFIRGLDFVIPHIHRNAKDENQQQEGIDTSLSKNALLVLAITLHNIPEGLSIGVAFGGVVSGNGTATFLGAIGLAIGIGIQNIPEGAALSMPIKAAGASSWKAFNYGQASAIVEPIFAMIGAGAVLVITPMLPYALAFAAGAMIFVVVEELIPDSQSGNNTDLATLSLMLGFAIMMVLDVALG